The genomic region CAGCCGAAACAAAGCCTGTAGTCCGCCTATTTAAAACCAATCAACAAACAGTTAAAACCACTTAGGAGATTAAGggtctgtttgtttacccccagattatataatctggattaaataatcctaagaggcaaacaaacagtccagcttatttgcccagattatataatctaaccccttggattatgataatccataagcaagtgaggaggtgcttatttcagattattttttcccacttccccactaccctttcaagtttcctagaaattacccaccattgccattataatccaccgaatcgtttttgcgcctagtactagtcaatttggggatgaagaaggtgacatgaatgccttccgtgataatattgctaatgcaatatttgccaatgtcaattgaattattttttatatatatatgagtttcaacctagtacaaatatagagggcattcttgtcttcctcatacaaaagaatcctattaacaactcaaataatctgggtaaacaaacaggactactcaaattatataatccagattatataatccagattatataatcctccaaaaataatccagattatataatccatgggggtaaacaaacaggtaaTAACACCATCACATTTAATATAAACTTAAGATTTATTTGATTTAATTAAACAAAACACAGACCAGGTATAAGATTGATTTGATTTAATTAATCAAAATACAGACCACGTATATATAAAATCTAATACCTAGCCTCCTGGATGATGGTTCAAAATATCAGTGGGAATCCTGCATCTTTCCGACGGCTTTGTGCAGATATGATTCCGATGCAGAGATCTCCTGATGGCTCGATGCACGCAGCACGAATCAAAACTACAACATGCTGGTCCAACACATCCGATGGATGCAAACCTTCCACGCCCATACACCTGAACGAAGAAATGGCAGCCTTTTGACAGATCTAAGTGGCGGTAAATCATGTGACATCGTGAATTTCATGAACAAGCAGGGGAAAAGATTGGAATGTAGTCAATTCCCTTTCCAGGATCATTGGAGATGAAAAGCTACATATACCCACACAGATATATTCCTTTGGCTCCCAAGGGGCGTGCACCGGCTGCTTATCTCCTTTGGAATATGTTCTATGGATAGTATAGTAGATCGAATGGCTGAGATTGCAAAGAGATACACGGTGAAAAGAATGGATGTTCTTAGCCCGAATCCTGTTATCCCCCATTCTCCAGTGAATGATGCATCAGATAATACAGTATAAATTAACTTTTCAAATTACAATCGAATCCGTGTTTGAAATGGCACATTTTTATAACAAGTTTTTCAACCATGTATGTAGCTGATATGAGCGCAATGGACAATGGTCAAGACGATGTTACAACAAGCTGAGAGATCATTGTGATCAGATGCAGCAAAGCTGACACATGAACGGACAATGGTAAACAATGGG from Zea mays cultivar B73 chromosome 6, Zm-B73-REFERENCE-NAM-5.0, whole genome shotgun sequence harbors:
- the LOC100275099 gene encoding uncharacterized protein isoform X4 gives rise to the protein MSEHRARKMCVSTNRLWLCLQDALKDALLEKSELQRCMGVEGLHPSDVLDQHVVVLIRAACIEPSGDLCIGIISAQSRRKDAGFPLIF
- the LOC100275099 gene encoding uncharacterized protein isoform X3, producing MSILQHMSMSEHRARKMCVSTNRLWLCLQDALKDALLEKSELQRCMGVEGLHPSDVLDQHVVVLIRAACIEPSGDLCIGIISAQSRRKDAGFPLIF